The Argentina anserina chromosome 3, drPotAnse1.1, whole genome shotgun sequence genome includes a region encoding these proteins:
- the LOC126786890 gene encoding uncharacterized protein LOC126786890 produces MECPELEMLYVHRTTYHGQSVQIPSDCFREMLRVLNLTNLYVPSLPLSLQYLKELQTLCLDDCELGDITSLGHLSSLEVLSLSRSDVRELPKEIGQLTLLRLLDLSDCSSLEVIPPTVISSLVKLEDLNMRDSFKDWEVEGEGSNASLSELKHLSQQSSLEIHIQDDDALPANLFSNKLERFNIYIGDVWDEWHDEWDAISSPWEDILNKTMTLNTLKLKLTKDLDESLKWLIKNSEYLSIDETEIVVVQELNAEDFENIIHLQLQNNVDFMAMVNKKVVFPNLQTLWVHGCDKLQFLFSFSMAKSLVQLTHLMVSECKLLQEIVSSTKEDGVENISDMFFKLRVLKLAELRDPARFTTGNYIEFPSLEELEVKKCDNMGAFIGGKVSMRTKGTRSCKEIEQKILEEDSFHNLEGIQLTGMEIWNGPLPVEQLVFGKLKVISVGRNCALLAKPFPPEITKS; encoded by the exons ATGGAATGCCCAGAACTAGAGATGTTATATGTTCATAGAACTACATACCATGGACAGTCGGTGCAAATCCCATCCGACTGTTTCAGAGAGATGCTCAGAGTGTTGAATTTAACCAACTTATACGTACCGTCATTGCCTTTATCTCTTCAATACTTGAAGGAGCTTCAAACTTTGTGTTTGGATGATTGCGAGTTGGGAGATATAACTTCCCTGGGGCACTTAAGTAGCTTGGAAGTTCTTAGCTTATCACGATCTGATGTTAGAGAATTGCCTAAAGAAATAGGGCAATTGACTCTTCTTCGGTTGTTGGATCTATCTGATTGCAGTAGCCTTGAAGTGATACCACCTACTGTTATATCCAGCTTGGTGAAACTGGAGGATTTGAATATGAGAGATAGCTTTAAGGATTGGGAAGTTGAAGGTGAAGGGAGTAATGCAAGCCTTTCAGAGCTGAAGCATTTGTCTCAACAATCTTCATTAGAGATACATATTCAGGATGATGACGCTCTTCCAGCAAACTTGTTCTCCAACAAGTTAGAAAgattcaacatatatattggGGATGTGTGGGATGAGTGGCATGATGAATGGGATGCAATAAGTTCTCCATGGGAGGACATACTTAATAAAACTATGACCCTGAACACATTGAAACTCAAGCTTACTAAAGATTTAGATGAAAGTCTAAAATGGCTAATAAAGAATTCCGAATACTTGTCCATAGATGAGACAGAAATTGTTGTTGTCCAGGAGTTGAATGCCGAAGATTTTGAGAATATTATACATCTCCAACTCCAAAATAATGTTGATTTTATGGCTATGGTTAACAAGAAG GTTGTGTTCCCCAACCTACAAACCCTGTGGGTGCATGGATGTGATAAATTACAATTCTTGTTCTCATTTTCCATGGCTAAAAGTCTTGTACAACTCACACATCTAATGGTCTCCGAATGTAAGCTCTTGCAAGAGATTGtatcatcaacaaaagaagaCGGTGTAGAAAATATAAGTGACATGTTTTTTAAACTTAGAGTATTGAAGCTTGCAGAACTTCGAGACCCCGCTAGATTCACTACAGGAAATTATATAGAGTTTCCGTCATTGGAAGAATTGGAGGTAAAGAAATGTGATAATATGGGGGCATTCATTGGTGGTAAGGTTTCTATGAGAACTAAAGGCACTAGAAGCTGCAAAGAAATTGAACAGAAGATATTGGAAGAG GATTCGTTCCACAATTTGGAAGGCATACAATTGACTGGCATGGAAATTTGGAATGGACCACTCCCAGTGGAGCAGTTGGTGTTTGGCAAATTAAAAGTCATTAGCGTTGGACGGAATTGTGCACTTCTGGCCAAGCCTTTTCCTCCAGAGATTACAAAATCTTGA
- the LOC126789268 gene encoding probable receptor-like protein kinase At1g30570: MESFRLFLVVLVFVFSKTCEAQSKSFLINCGSNSSVTVSGRRWVGDSSPNNNITLSSTGIAASTDINGVDASTYGELYKTARMFSSSLNYTFQGVRGDYFVRLHFSPFSFKDYNVNVSSFGVVANGLKLVEKFEVPGEISQKNAFLQSAGSNLTSSLVKEYVLAINRDALVIELIPDKEKFGFINAIEIVPAVGELFAGSASKVGGNGANVNVRWQGIETMYRLNVGGSEVSPSQDSGLWRKWEVDTSYMITANAGLEIKNSSNITYSSVNDSSLAPLLVYESARTMSNNEVLEKRFNMSWKFEVDPDFDYLIRLHFCELVFDKANQRIFRVYINNRTAADNFNVFIRAGGMNKAYHQDFFDVVSSKVKTLWIQLGPDTAVGAAGTDALLNGLEIFKISRNGKLAYVDNYESNANSSKASSKNAILWGSIGAGVASVVILATLVFCFCTRENGKSSDSKTNPPGWRPLFLVNSTVNAKGSAGSKNQHGSVVSTRVGKRFLLPEIRAATNNFDESLVIGVGGFGKVYKGEIEDGTLVAIKRSNPQSQQGLAEFETEIEMLSKLRHRHLVSLIGFCDEQNEMILVYEYMANGTLRSHLFGSELPPLTWKQRVEACIGAARGLHYLHTGADRGIIHRDVKTTNILLDENFVAKMSDFGLSKTGPALDHTHVSTAVKGSFGYLDPEYFRKQQLTEKSDVYSFGVVLFEAVCSRPVINPTLPKDQINLAEWAMRWQRQRSLETIIDPNLEGNYCPESLKKFGDIAEKCLADEGKSRPTMGEVLWHLEYVLQLHEAWIRKNAGEYSFTSSQGFGGLAVDEAEEMEATSFDEEAGCSRESTSRGLNESTAEGVEMVRK, from the coding sequence ATGGAGAGCTTTAGGCTGTTTCTTGTGGTGTTAGTCTTTGTGTTTTCAAAGACTTGTGAAGCTCAATCAAAGTCTTTTTTGATAAACTGTGGTTCAAATTCTAGTGTCACTGTGAGTGGTAGGAGATGGGTTGGTGATTCATCCCCTAACAACAACATTACTCTCAGTTCCACTGGAATTGCTGCTTCTACTGATATCAATGGTGTTGATGCTTCGACATATGGAGAGCTCTATAAAACAGCTCGAATGTTCAGTAGTAGCTTGAACTACACATTCCAAGGTGTTAGGGGAGACTATTTTGTTAGGCTGCATTTCAGTCCTTTTTCATTTAAGGATTACAATGTAAATGTGTCTTCATTTGGAGTTGTGGCAAATGGTCTGAAACTGGTTGAGAAATTCGAGGTTCCGGGTGAGATATCACAGAAGAATGCCTTCCTGCAGAGTGCAGGAAGTAATTTGACTTCTTCATTAGTCAAGGAGTATGTTTTGGCCATCAATAGGGATGCACTAGTCATTGAGCTCATTCCAGATAAGGAGAAATTCGGGTTTATTAATGCAATCGAAATTGTTCCAGCTGTAGGTGAGCTCTTTGCAGGATCAGCTAGTAAAGTGGGCGGAAATGGTGCAAATGTGAATGTACGCTGGCAGGGGATCGAAACTATGTACAGGTTGAATGTTGGTGGTTCTGAAGTTAGTCCTAGTCAGGATTCAGGTCTTTGGAGAAAATGGGAGGTGGATACTAGCTACATGATCACAGCTAATGCCGGGTTAGAGATCAAAAACAGTTCCAACATCACCTATTCATCTGTCAACGATTCCTCACTGGCTCCTCTTTTAGTCTATGAGAGTGCAAGAACTATGTCCAACAATGAAGTTTTGGAGAAAAGGTTCAACATGTCATGGAAATTTGAAGTGGATCCTGATTTCGATTACTTGATCCGGTTACATTTCTGTGAGCTAGTTTTTGACAAGGCAAACCAGAGAATATTCAGAGTCTACATAAACAACAGGACTGCGGCAGATAATTTCAATGTGTTTATCCGAGCAGGAGGGATGAACAAAGCATATCATCAGGATTTCTTTGATGTGGTGTCTTCAAAGGTTAAGACATTGTGGATTCAGTTGGGACCTGACACTGCTGTTGGGGCTGCAGGAACTGATGCTCTTTTGAATGGCCTGGAGATTTTCAAGATCAGCCGGAACGGGAAGCTTGCTTATGTGGACAACTATGAGTCGAATGCCAACTCATCTAAAGCAAGTTCGAAGAATGCAATTCTTTGGGGGTCAATTGGAGCTGGTGTAGCTTCTGTTGTCATTCTAGCCACTCTAGTTTTTTGCTTCTGTACACGCGAAAATGGAAAATCAAGTGACTCCAAGACCAACCCCCCTGGATGGAGGCCATTGTTCCTTGTAAACAGCACTGTCAATGCCAAGGGATCAGCAGGAAGCAAAAATCAGCATGGTTCTGTGGTCTCTACTAGAGTTGGCAAGCGGTTCTTGTTACCTGAGATCCGTGCAGCAACTAATAATTTTGATGAAAGTCTAGTGATTGGAGTTGGAGGCTTTGGAAAGGTCTACAAGGGTGAGATTGAGGATGGCACTCTTGTAGCAATTAAGCGGTCCAACCCCCAATCCCAGCAAGGCCTGGCTGAATTCGAGACGGAGATTGAGATGCTCTCAAAGCTCAGGCATAGGCATTTGGTGTCCTTGATTGGTTTCTGTGATGAGCAGAATGAGATGATATTGGTTTATGAGTACATGGCAAATGGGACTCTCAGAAGTCATCTCTTTGGAAGTGAACTACCACCGTTGACATGGAAGCAACGTGTCGAAGCATGCATTGGTGCTGCTCGAGGACTACATTACCTTCATACTGGAGCAGATAGGGGGATAATCCACAGGGATGTTAAGACAACCAACATACTGCTAGATGAGAACTTTGTAGCAAAGATGTCTGACTTTGGACTGTCGAAAACTGGTCCTGCTTTGGACCATACCCATGTTAGTACTGCAGTAAAAGGAAGCTTTGGATATCTAGACCCTGAGTATTTTCGAAAACAGCAGTTGACAGAGAAATCGGATGTCTACTCTTTTGGTGTAGTATTGTTTGAGGCTGTTTGTTCTCGGCCAGTTATCAACCCAACCTTGCCAAAAGATCAGATCAATCTTGCAGAATGGGCAATGAGATGGCAAAGACAGAGGTCGCTTGAAACCATCATTGATCCCAATCTTGAAGGAAACTACTGTCCTGAGTCCTTGAAGAAGTTTGGGGACATAGCAGAGAAATGCCTTGCTGATGAAGGGAAGAGCCGGCCAACTATGGGGGAAGTTTTGTGGCACTTGGAGTATGTCTTGCAACTCCACGAAGCATGGATCCGGAAAAATGCAGGAGAATATTCTTTCACAAGTAGTCAGGGATTTGGTGGTTTAGCTGTGGATGAAgcagaagagatggaagctaCCAGTTTTGATGAAGAGGCTGGCTGCAGTAGAGAGTCTACTAGTAGAGGGTTAAATGAATCTACTGCAGAAGGGGTTGAGATGGTGAGGAAGTGA
- the LOC126788099 gene encoding GDP-L-galactose phosphorylase 1-like produces MVSLDQLQCQCSRFSLKGVSVPLYRLGSNSGLDDGSVAEEQSLLDSVLLAHWEDRMWKGLFRYDVTASEIKVIGGRRKFIAQFNERWSADCVPKPGRSKIGRGVFELWMDCQEELLFSVARGAESSPELVLAADVPDSALLITVNVSAIEYGHVFLIPYCSNILYQFLDAKSLELALRVAVEVKNYSFRLFYDFSPGASHIYFQACYFQSPLPVEFMPSDTLFIDGQKKMCISSVVDYPIKTLVFESNHFEPMLEVVAEICSCLQGKLILYNLLVSDNGRKIFLFLQQHTSKTSFTLSAWECGGYFLFKSRSAYDQATEMTLLKQLSTVSIDKEGFEAVKLMCRSIASKFTS; encoded by the exons ATGGTTTCTTTGGATCAGCTACAGTGTCAATGCTCACGATTCTCTCTGAAAG GTGTTAGTGTCCCTCTTTACCGACTTGGTAGCAATTCTGGTTTGGATGATGGCTCTGTTGCAGAGGAGCAGAGTTTATTGGATTCGGTGCTTCTTGCCCAT TGGGAGGATCGAATGTGGAAAGGTTTATTTAGATATGATGTGACAGCCTCTGAGATTAAG GTTATTGGTGGAAGGAGAAAGTTTATTGCGCAGTTCAATGAGAGGTGGAGCGCGGATTGTGTTCCCAAACCGGGTAGGAGTAAAATCGGCCGTGGAGTTTTTGAGCTTTGGATGGACTGCCAGGAGGAGTTACTGTTTTCAGTTGCAAGGGGTGCAGAGTCGAGCCCGGAGCTTGTTCTTGCGGCTGATGTCCCTGATTCTGCCTTATTGATTACTGTAAAT GTTTCCGCGATCGAATATGGCCATGTCTTCCTGATACCATATTGTTCGAACATTCTTTACCAGTTCCTGGATGCAAAATCCTTGGAATTGGCTCTGCGTGTTGCTGTTGAAGTGAAGAATTACTCGTTTCGCCTGTTCTATGACTTTTCACCCGGTGCTTCTCATATATATTTCCAG GCTTGCTATTTTCAATCCCCTTTACCTGTTGAGTTCATGCCTTCTGATACACTCTTCATTGATGGGCAAAAGAAGATGTGCATTTCATCTGTTGTAGACTACCCCATTAAGACCCTTGTGTTTGAGAGCAACCACTTTGAGCCGATGTTAGAGGTTGTTGCTGAGATATGCTCTTGTCTACAGGGAAAGCTTATACTGTATAATCTGCTTGTATCTGATAATGGCAGAAagatctttttatttcttcag CAACACACATCAAAAACCTCGTTCACCCTTTCAGCTTGGGAATGTGGTGGCTACTTCTTGTTTAAATCAAGATCTGCATATGATCAAGCTACTGAGATGACTTTGCTAAAGCAGTTGAGCACTGTCTCCATTGATAAGGAAGGTTTCGAAGCAGTTAAGCTGATGTGTCGGAGCATTGCAAGCAAGTTTACTTCATGA